A section of the Buchnera aphidicola (Mindarus japonicus) genome encodes:
- the dnaE gene encoding DNA polymerase III subunit alpha: MKEPKFIHLRSHSDYSMINGLAKPENLINSALKLNMPALGLTDFSNLYGTIKFYKSAYKKGIKPIIGVDFNFFSKFVEDEVCSITVLAKNETGYKNLITLASKAHQNKTFSETGPIINTDWLCKYNKGLIVLSGGCLGDIGQLILKKKEKKIKDCLIFYKTFFPNSYYLELTRINLKYENYYIDKAVEISIKNNLPIVATNPVFFIKKKDFDIHQIKVAINKGLTLNSIKKINNITDNQFMRSSEEMEKIFSDLPIALKNSVEIAKRCNIKIIFGKYFLPKFFTGNINTEDYLIKIAKIGLKKRFEKLFLEGKISKNIIPKEYKIRLFKELKVINKMGFPGYFLIVMEFIQWAKNNRIPVGPGRGSGAGSLVAYVLNITEIDPLQFNLLFERFLNLERISMPDFDIDFCMYKRDKVIEHVAEKYGKSAVSQIITFGTMTARAVIRDVGRVLGYPYGFINAISKLVPLDPGITLDVALSKQTELLDLYNHKKDVKILIDMAKHLEGVVRNVGKHAGGVVIAPTKITDFSPLCRDINSKNLLTQFDKNDIEEIGLVKFDFLGLKTLTTISLALNMINGQRSKKGKKLIEILSIPLNDFKSFKLLQNSETTAIFQLESPGMKDLIRRMHPDSFEDLIALVALFRPGPLQSGMVDNFINRKHGKEVIAYPDKKWQHKLLKPVLLSTYGIILYQEQVISIAQVFAGYTLSSADILRRAMAKKNPVEMNQQRILFKQGAKKKSINSKLSMKIFDLVEKFSGYGFNKSHSVAYALVSYQTLWLKSHYPAQFMAAAMTVDMDNTEKIVILFYECIRLKLIINAPNINISKYEFHVNSNYSIEYGLGAIKGIGKSSINEIIKERKKNGNFLSLLNICIRVTLSKLSRRIIEKLIMSGAFDCFQKSRYELICSVPEVIKSAKQYLKSKSEYQENIFGPLLTELEKVAPLSLNFKNNFSEVTKLNWEKEVLGFYLTGHPIVQYEEEINFYIRNENKISNKKYKRIKEKITVKGIVISIKILFSKNKKRFASIVIDNNLGRLEVIIFEKTLTIFEFLLKKNEILIIEGELKFSYFNKEKILIANHISNINFFRKKYVSKLIFKLNEDNDDTLFLNSLKEIFKKHSNGKVPVYMHYISRDFKKNLYFDTKCYISVSDDLLDELKEILGEKKVQLKLESNLEKILICY, translated from the coding sequence ATGAAAGAACCAAAATTTATTCATCTTCGTTCCCATAGCGATTATTCTATGATAAATGGGTTAGCAAAACCAGAAAATTTAATAAATTCAGCATTAAAACTAAATATGCCAGCATTAGGTTTAACTGATTTTTCGAATTTATACGGAACTATAAAGTTTTATAAATCAGCTTATAAAAAGGGAATTAAACCTATTATTGGTGTTGATTTTAATTTTTTTTCTAAATTTGTAGAGGATGAAGTTTGTAGTATCACTGTATTAGCTAAAAATGAAACAGGATATAAAAATTTGATAACTTTAGCTTCTAAAGCTCATCAAAATAAAACTTTTTCAGAAACAGGACCTATTATTAACACAGATTGGTTATGTAAATATAATAAAGGTTTAATAGTATTATCAGGAGGATGTTTAGGAGATATAGGACAACTTATACTAAAAAAAAAAGAAAAAAAGATAAAAGATTGTTTGATTTTTTATAAAACATTTTTTCCTAATTCTTATTATTTAGAGTTAACAAGAATAAATTTAAAGTATGAAAATTATTACATTGATAAAGCTGTGGAAATATCGATTAAAAATAATCTTCCAATAGTTGCTACAAATCCAGTTTTTTTTATTAAAAAAAAAGATTTTGATATTCATCAAATTAAAGTTGCTATTAATAAAGGATTAACATTAAATAGTATTAAAAAAATAAATAATATTACTGATAATCAATTTATGCGCTCTTCGGAAGAAATGGAGAAAATATTTTCTGATTTACCTATAGCTTTAAAAAATAGCGTAGAAATTGCAAAAAGATGTAATATAAAAATTATCTTTGGTAAGTATTTTTTACCTAAATTTTTTACTGGAAATATAAATACTGAAGATTATTTAATAAAAATAGCTAAAATAGGATTAAAAAAAAGATTTGAAAAATTATTTTTAGAAGGAAAAATTTCTAAAAATATTATACCAAAAGAGTATAAAATTCGTTTGTTTAAAGAATTAAAAGTAATTAATAAAATGGGATTTCCAGGTTATTTTTTAATAGTTATGGAATTTATTCAGTGGGCAAAAAACAATAGAATTCCTGTCGGTCCTGGAAGAGGTTCAGGAGCTGGATCTCTTGTTGCATATGTTTTAAACATTACGGAAATAGACCCATTACAGTTTAATCTTCTATTTGAACGTTTTCTTAATTTAGAACGAATATCTATGCCTGATTTTGATATAGATTTTTGCATGTACAAACGAGATAAAGTAATTGAGCATGTTGCAGAAAAATATGGAAAATCTGCTGTTTCACAAATTATTACATTCGGAACTATGACAGCTAGAGCTGTTATTAGGGATGTTGGTAGGGTATTAGGTTATCCATACGGATTCATTAATGCAATTTCTAAACTAGTTCCTTTAGATCCTGGTATTACATTAGATGTTGCTTTATCTAAACAAACAGAATTATTAGATTTATATAATCATAAAAAAGATGTAAAAATATTAATTGATATGGCAAAACATCTTGAAGGTGTTGTGCGAAATGTAGGTAAGCATGCCGGAGGAGTAGTTATTGCACCTACTAAAATTACTGATTTTTCTCCTTTATGTAGAGATATTAATTCTAAAAATTTATTAACTCAGTTTGATAAAAATGATATTGAAGAAATTGGATTAGTAAAATTTGATTTTTTAGGGTTAAAAACATTAACAACGATTAGTTTAGCTTTAAATATGATTAATGGTCAACGTTCCAAAAAAGGAAAAAAATTAATAGAAATTTTATCTATTCCTCTCAATGATTTCAAGAGTTTTAAACTATTGCAAAATTCGGAAACTACAGCTATTTTCCAGTTAGAGTCTCCTGGAATGAAAGATTTAATTAGAAGAATGCATCCTGATTCATTTGAGGATTTGATAGCTTTAGTTGCCTTATTCCGTCCAGGACCATTACAATCTGGAATGGTGGATAATTTCATTAATCGAAAACATGGGAAAGAAGTAATCGCATATCCCGATAAAAAATGGCAGCATAAATTGCTAAAGCCTGTTTTACTTTCTACTTATGGAATAATTTTATATCAGGAACAGGTAATAAGTATTGCACAAGTATTTGCAGGATATACTTTATCTAGTGCTGATATATTACGAAGAGCTATGGCTAAAAAAAATCCAGTAGAAATGAATCAACAAAGAATTTTGTTTAAACAAGGAGCTAAAAAAAAATCTATAAATTCAAAATTATCAATGAAAATATTTGATTTGGTTGAAAAATTTTCAGGGTATGGATTTAATAAATCTCATTCTGTAGCTTATGCTTTAGTTTCATATCAAACATTATGGTTAAAATCACATTATCCCGCCCAATTTATGGCGGCTGCAATGACAGTAGATATGGACAATACAGAAAAAATTGTAATTTTATTTTATGAATGTATAAGATTAAAATTAATTATTAATGCGCCGAATATTAATATAAGTAAATATGAGTTTCATGTTAATTCTAACTATAGTATAGAATATGGATTAGGAGCTATAAAAGGAATTGGGAAAAGTTCTATTAATGAGATTATTAAAGAAAGAAAAAAAAATGGAAATTTTTTGAGTTTATTAAATATTTGCATAAGAGTAACTCTTTCAAAACTTTCCCGTCGAATAATAGAAAAATTGATTATGTCAGGTGCTTTTGATTGTTTTCAAAAAAGTAGATATGAATTAATTTGTTCAGTTCCTGAAGTTATAAAATCAGCTAAACAATATTTAAAAAGCAAAAGCGAATATCAAGAAAATATATTTGGTCCGTTATTAACAGAATTAGAAAAAGTGGCACCATTATCTTTAAATTTTAAAAATAATTTTTCAGAAGTAACGAAATTAAATTGGGAAAAAGAAGTTTTGGGATTTTATTTAACTGGTCATCCAATTGTTCAATATGAAGAAGAAATTAATTTTTATATACGAAACGAAAACAAAATATCTAATAAAAAATATAAAAGAATAAAAGAAAAAATAACAGTAAAAGGAATAGTTATTTCAATAAAAATTTTATTTTCGAAAAATAAAAAGAGGTTTGCTTCCATTGTAATAGATAATAATTTAGGTCGTTTAGAGGTAATTATTTTTGAGAAAACATTGACTATCTTTGAATTTTTATTAAAAAAAAATGAAATATTAATAATAGAAGGTGAATTAAAATTTAGTTATTTTAATAAAGAAAAAATATTAATCGCTAATCATATTAGTAATATAAATTTTTTTAGAAAAAAATATGTATCTAAACTAATTTTTAAATTAAATGAAGATAACGATGATACATTATTTCTTAATTCATTAAAAGAAATTTTTAAAAAGCATTCTAATGGAAAAGTTCCAGTATACATGCATTATATAAGTCGAGATTTTAAAAAAAATCTTTATTTTGATACAAAATGTTATATTTCAGTTTCTGATGATTTACTTGATGAACTAAAAGAAATACTAGGAGAAAAAAAGGTTCAATTAAAGTTAGAAAGTAATTTAGAAAAAATACTAATTTGTTATTAG
- the flhA gene encoding flagellar biosynthesis protein FlhA, translating to MKNFISIENIKKILKETEWISFIGPILVLMILSMMILPLSAFFLDIFFTFNIAISITILLVAMLVKETLEFSAFPIILLFSTLLRLALNIASTRIILLKGHNGIFSAGRVIEAFGHFLVGSNFTIGIIIFSIFIIINFIVITKGAGRIAEVSARFMLDGMPGKQMAIDADLNAGLIKEKVARKRRLEVIREADFYGSMDGASKFVRGDAIAGVLIMIINILGGLIIGIIQHSMHFKTAIQTYTLLTIGDGLVAQVPALVLSIASGVIVTKVNTSQNVGEQIVNQLFSDPKVFLLSGFVLGILGLIPGMPNLIFLIFTMFFLFFSKYLFYKIKKSKNLSKVKIKNEKIIEASWNDVYIEDVISIEIGDSLLPLLDSEKKENLLNKITEVRKISAKKFGFLPSHVHIKQNITLSSNSYKIFIKGIKIDEWTVFPKKYLAIDAKKNILKIKGDSTVEPAFGFSAIWIDKDILNTAKAYGYSVVDSSSIIATHLSVLIAKNLSNLLGFQETQNLLNRVGQEVPKLIENLIPDSISFIKLHTILKNLLSENVFIKDMRTILETIIECSNIYKNINDLTREVRISLRNSIVQEIFSDLNNAKIIKLDYEIERKLLDLFQSKKKNDIEPIFLLKLIHATKKSIKKQKEISDYSVLVVHDFLRRFLSIILRKHCSELIVLSNAEIKDVVKITTISFIQYE from the coding sequence ATAAAAAATTTTATTTCGATTGAAAATATCAAAAAAATTTTAAAGGAAACAGAATGGATATCTTTTATCGGACCAATTTTAGTATTGATGATACTATCAATGATGATTTTACCTTTATCTGCGTTTTTTTTAGATATTTTTTTTACATTTAATATAGCTATATCCATAACAATTTTACTAGTAGCAATGCTTGTTAAGGAAACTCTAGAATTTTCAGCTTTTCCGATAATATTATTATTTTCAACTTTGTTGAGATTAGCATTAAACATTGCTTCTACCAGAATCATTTTATTAAAAGGACATAATGGTATTTTTTCAGCAGGTCGTGTTATTGAAGCGTTTGGACATTTTTTAGTGGGTAGTAATTTTACAATTGGAATTATTATTTTTTCTATTTTCATTATTATTAATTTTATAGTAATAACAAAAGGAGCTGGAAGAATTGCAGAAGTTAGTGCTAGATTTATGTTAGATGGTATGCCAGGAAAACAAATGGCAATTGATGCTGATCTTAATGCTGGATTAATTAAGGAAAAAGTAGCTAGAAAACGTAGATTGGAAGTGATTAGAGAAGCTGATTTCTATGGTTCTATGGACGGAGCTAGTAAATTTGTTAGAGGAGATGCAATTGCGGGTGTGCTTATTATGATAATAAATATTTTAGGAGGATTGATAATAGGTATTATTCAACATAGCATGCACTTTAAAACCGCTATACAAACATATACATTATTAACAATAGGAGATGGTTTAGTAGCGCAAGTGCCTGCCTTAGTTCTATCAATAGCATCTGGAGTTATTGTAACTAAAGTTAATACTTCTCAAAATGTTGGAGAACAGATAGTTAATCAATTGTTTTCTGATCCAAAAGTATTTTTACTTAGTGGATTTGTATTAGGAATACTAGGACTAATACCTGGAATGCCTAATTTAATTTTTTTAATATTTACTATGTTTTTTTTATTTTTTTCAAAATATCTTTTTTATAAAATAAAAAAAAGTAAAAATTTATCTAAAGTGAAAATTAAAAATGAAAAAATAATAGAAGCTTCCTGGAACGATGTGTATATAGAAGATGTAATCAGTATAGAAATAGGAGATAGTTTATTACCTTTACTTGACTCCGAAAAAAAAGAAAATTTATTAAATAAAATTACTGAGGTTAGAAAAATATCTGCTAAGAAATTTGGTTTTTTACCTTCACACGTGCATATAAAACAAAATATAACTTTATCTTCTAATTCTTATAAAATCTTTATTAAGGGTATTAAAATTGATGAATGGACTGTTTTTCCAAAAAAATATTTAGCTATCGATGCTAAGAAAAATATTCTTAAAATAAAGGGAGATAGTACGGTAGAACCAGCTTTTGGTTTTTCTGCTATCTGGATTGATAAAGATATATTAAATACAGCTAAAGCATATGGTTATTCTGTAGTTGATTCTAGTTCTATTATAGCCACTCATTTAAGTGTTTTAATTGCTAAAAATTTAAGTAATTTATTAGGATTTCAAGAAACGCAAAATTTATTAAATCGAGTAGGACAAGAAGTTCCTAAATTAATAGAAAACTTAATACCTGATAGCATATCATTTATAAAATTACATACTATTTTAAAAAATTTATTATCAGAAAATGTTTTTATTAAAGATATGAGAACAATTTTGGAAACAATTATAGAATGCTCAAATATTTATAAAAATATAAATGATTTAACAAGAGAAGTTAGAATTTCTTTAAGAAATAGTATAGTACAAGAAATTTTTTCTGATTTAAATAATGCAAAAATAATAAAATTAGATTATGAAATAGAAAGGAAATTATTAGATTTGTTCCAAAGCAAAAAGAAAAATGATATTGAACCTATTTTTCTTTTAAAATTAATACATGCTACAAAAAAATCAATTAAAAAACAAAAAGAAATTAGTGATTATTCGGTTCTTGTAGTTCATGATTTTTTAAGAAGATTTTTATCTATTATTTTACGAAAACATTGTTCCGAATTAATAGTATTATCTAATGCGGAAATCAAAGATGTCGTTAAAATAACTACAATAAGTTTTATTCAATATGAATAA
- a CDS encoding proline--tRNA ligase, with product MRTTKYILSTMREKPSESDTISHQLMLKSGMIRKISSGIYTWLPIGLRVVQRIEKIIREEMLKIDGIEFSMPILQPVELWNNSGRYNQYGKELLKTIDRNKNTFILGPTHEELITEIVKKEIHSYKQLPITLFQIQTKFRDEIRPRSGVVRSREFIMKDAYSFHTTSSSLEKTYNILYKTYISIFKRIGLKVVIVEADCESMGGTLSHEFQVLSKSGEDTLAISNKSNYKSNIKTVKKVFSITKQLDKHENIKQKIPHSTKKFSLLKKNKNVNLDKVKLAKLILLKAKKNNLFKIVCFVIENNNEIDISKAKITNLLTDPIIFLNQKEIFEILGKDLDFKEINNSLLIKLIIDDSFISEKYLLTQLNNKNKFFTLINLKKDLIKPVFINIKNVNQIKYLKEKKEFKLHKSIEIAHIFKLEKKYSRIIKAKVKKKNGSSTFLKMGCYGIGVSRIIAAFIEQNYDDKGMIWNKNIAPFQIAIIPINLKKSSEVQKITSFIYKKFKSENINVLLDDRKEQVGVMFKDMELIGIPYFIVISTRYLKNKSIEYRNRLTNTTRIIAINEIFNFVKNKLL from the coding sequence ATGCGAACTACAAAATATATTTTATCTACTATGAGAGAAAAACCAAGTGAATCTGATACAATTAGCCATCAACTAATGTTGAAATCTGGTATGATTCGAAAGATCTCCTCGGGAATATATACATGGCTTCCAATAGGTTTACGGGTAGTACAAAGAATAGAAAAAATTATAAGAGAAGAAATGCTTAAAATTGATGGAATAGAATTTAGTATGCCAATACTACAACCTGTAGAATTATGGAATAATAGTGGAAGATATAATCAATATGGAAAAGAACTTTTAAAAACTATTGATAGAAATAAAAATACTTTTATTTTAGGTCCTACTCATGAAGAGTTAATTACAGAAATAGTCAAAAAAGAAATACATTCTTATAAACAATTACCCATTACCTTATTTCAAATTCAAACAAAGTTTAGAGATGAAATACGTCCTCGCTCTGGAGTAGTTCGATCAAGAGAATTTATAATGAAAGATGCTTATTCATTTCACACAACTTCTTCCTCATTAGAAAAAACTTACAATATTTTATATAAAACTTACATTTCTATTTTTAAACGAATAGGATTAAAGGTTGTTATTGTGGAAGCAGATTGTGAATCTATGGGAGGAACTTTGTCTCATGAATTTCAAGTTTTATCAAAATCAGGAGAAGACACTTTAGCAATTTCCAATAAATCAAATTATAAAAGTAATATTAAAACTGTAAAAAAAGTTTTTTCTATAACAAAACAATTAGATAAACATGAAAATATTAAACAAAAAATACCGCATTCAACTAAAAAATTTTCTTTGTTAAAAAAAAATAAAAATGTTAATTTAGATAAAGTTAAATTAGCAAAGTTAATTTTATTAAAAGCTAAAAAAAATAATTTGTTTAAAATAGTTTGCTTTGTAATAGAAAACAACAACGAAATTGATATTTCTAAAGCTAAAATAACAAATTTATTAACTGACCCCATCATATTTTTAAATCAAAAAGAAATATTTGAAATATTAGGAAAAGATTTAGACTTTAAAGAAATAAACAATTCTTTATTAATTAAATTAATTATTGACGATTCATTTATTTCTGAAAAATATCTTTTAACTCAATTAAATAATAAAAATAAATTTTTTACTCTAATAAATTTAAAAAAAGATCTAATTAAACCTGTATTTATAAATATTAAAAATGTTAATCAAATTAAATATTTAAAAGAAAAAAAAGAATTTAAGTTACACAAAAGTATAGAAATCGCTCATATATTTAAATTAGAAAAAAAATATTCTCGTATTATTAAGGCTAAAGTAAAGAAAAAAAATGGTTCCTCTACTTTTTTAAAAATGGGATGTTACGGAATTGGAGTTAGTAGAATAATTGCAGCTTTTATTGAACAAAATTATGATGATAAGGGTATGATTTGGAACAAAAATATAGCCCCCTTTCAAATAGCAATTATACCTATAAACTTAAAAAAATCTTCTGAAGTTCAAAAAATAACATCTTTTATTTATAAAAAATTTAAATCAGAAAATATAAACGTACTTTTAGATGATAGAAAAGAACAAGTTGGAGTAATGTTTAAAGACATGGAACTAATAGGAATTCCTTATTTTATCGTAATTAGTACACGGTACTTAAAAAATAAAAGCATTGAATATAGAAACAGATTAACTAATACTACTCGTATTATTGCTATAAATGAAATTTTTAATTTTGTTAAAAACAAATTATTGTAA
- a CDS encoding EscU/YscU/HrcU family type III secretion system export apparatus switch protein, whose product MNDELDNNEKTENPTLHRIKKEKKYGNIKQCSKELNSLIILFSIFLMIWFFKLNIFFQFKNILINNLMFDQSIVHNFPKIKKIFISSILNISIFFFLFMAIVVLKIIFFSFLFGSIGFTTNFFKKNIQKINILNGIKQIFSFQSIAEFFKIIIKIFIISFFSECYIVYISNKLFILMKYPFNQAFLFGINIIYECYLLLIIVFLPTVFFDIFSKNFHFYKSMKMSPQEIKQEIKEIEGNVVIKNKIRHEMKKMLGKKEIFDTKRADLIIVDNIFYSVVLHIDSISKKNPTLLAKGKDKISFLIIQLAKENNIPILYNSSLAIFFYKNASIGNEIPEKLYNLIYDAILWINKMKRWKRTGGVFPKKPKNIFISN is encoded by the coding sequence ATGAATGATGAATTAGATAATAATGAAAAAACTGAGAATCCAACTCTTCATCGGATTAAAAAAGAAAAAAAGTACGGGAATATAAAACAATGTTCTAAGGAATTAAATTCTTTAATAATTTTATTTTCTATTTTTTTAATGATTTGGTTTTTTAAACTTAACATTTTTTTTCAATTTAAAAATATATTAATTAATAATTTAATGTTTGATCAATCTATAGTGCATAATTTTCCAAAAATAAAAAAAATTTTTATTTCATCCATTTTAAACATATCAATATTTTTTTTCTTGTTTATGGCTATAGTTGTATTAAAAATAATATTTTTTTCATTTTTATTTGGAAGTATAGGATTTACAACTAATTTTTTTAAAAAAAATATACAAAAAATAAACATATTAAATGGTATAAAACAAATTTTTTCTTTCCAATCAATTGCTGAGTTTTTTAAAATAATAATAAAAATATTTATTATTTCTTTTTTTTCTGAATGTTATATAGTTTATATATCAAACAAATTATTTATCTTAATGAAATACCCTTTTAATCAAGCTTTTTTATTCGGAATAAACATTATTTATGAGTGTTATTTATTATTAATAATCGTTTTTTTACCAACTGTTTTTTTTGACATTTTTTCTAAAAATTTTCATTTTTATAAAAGTATGAAAATGTCTCCTCAAGAAATAAAACAAGAAATAAAAGAAATAGAAGGAAACGTTGTTATTAAAAATAAAATTCGTCATGAAATGAAAAAAATGTTAGGTAAAAAAGAAATTTTTGATACAAAAAGAGCAGACTTAATTATTGTAGATAATATTTTTTATTCAGTAGTATTGCATATTGATTCAATTAGTAAAAAAAATCCAACGTTATTAGCAAAAGGAAAAGATAAAATTTCGTTTTTAATTATTCAATTAGCTAAGGAAAATAATATTCCAATATTATATAATTCTTCTTTAGCTATTTTTTTTTATAAAAATGCTTCCATAGGAAATGAAATTCCTGAAAAATTATATAATTTAATATACGATGCTATATTATGGATTAATAAGATGAAAAGATGGAAAAGAACAGGAGGTGTATTTCCTAAAAAGCCTAAAAATATATTTATTTCTAATTAA
- the gloB gene encoding hydroxyacylglutathione hydrolase, translating to MIEIKKIKVLKDNYIWIIVNNKRLAIIIDPGESKLLISYLKKKYFPIAIFLTHYHLDHTKGTSYLYKKFPKLKVYGPKEIENFKFITFVNENKEINLFNKKWRIISTPGHTLGHISYYSYPFLFCGDVLFSGGCGRVFDNNYHLLFNSIKKIFSLPDETLIYSSHEYTIQNLMFSLSLLKNDKNIVSYYKKINSCYNNEFCSLPTTLGFEKKINIFLRTQEDLVKKSVNLSKFSSSIECFTKLRILKDFY from the coding sequence ATGATTGAAATAAAAAAAATAAAAGTATTAAAAGATAATTATATTTGGATAATAGTAAATAACAAAAGATTAGCAATCATAATTGATCCTGGTGAATCTAAATTATTAATTTCTTACTTAAAAAAAAAATATTTTCCAATAGCAATATTTTTAACTCATTATCATTTAGATCATACTAAAGGTACATCATATCTATATAAAAAATTTCCAAAATTAAAAGTTTACGGTCCAAAAGAAATTGAAAACTTCAAATTTATAACTTTTGTTAATGAAAATAAAGAAATTAATTTATTTAATAAAAAATGGAGAATTATATCAACTCCAGGCCATACTTTGGGTCATATAAGTTATTATTCTTATCCGTTTTTATTTTGTGGAGATGTTCTGTTTTCTGGTGGGTGTGGAAGGGTTTTTGATAACAATTACCATTTATTATTTAATTCTATTAAAAAAATCTTTTCTTTACCAGATGAAACTTTAATCTATTCTTCTCATGAATATACAATTCAAAATTTAATGTTTTCCTTATCTTTGTTAAAGAATGATAAGAATATTGTTAGTTATTACAAAAAAATTAATAGTTGTTACAACAACGAATTTTGTAGTCTACCTACAACACTAGGATTTGAAAAAAAAATAAATATATTTTTAAGAACTCAAGAAGATTTAGTCAAAAAATCTGTAAATTTATCTAAATTTTCTAGTTCTATTGAATGTTTTACTAAACTTAGAATTTTAAAAGATTTTTATTAA
- the argS gene encoding arginine--tRNA ligase: MSLYLKISKIIKKALIDSSAPLDCNPGIKKSSSHQTSDYQVNGIISIAKKMNIDPHIFSKKVIKNIKKKDFYEKINIIESGLITINLNKHWLEKEIEVMFSCSRLNIYKTTKPKTIVIDYSSPNIAKEMHVGHLRSTIIGDVLARVLEFLGHKVIRANHIGDWGVQFGLLIAYLIEKKINNEKKISLNILDLIYQKAKKKYEENKNFSKKVKNYTFLLQKKDSFCMKIWKNIVNITIKYNQKIYKKLNVSLHQKDIKGESEYSDMLDPIVKDLIQKKIAIKNNGLSLIYLKEFKNRNGETMGVVIKKQDGSFLYSTIDIACLKYRCQVLKADRVVYYTDSRQEQHLKQITIIAKKAGYIPKNVLVEHHIFGMVLSKNKQPFKTRTGNNIKLLTLLDKAVKKSIKIIKEKNSNMSQTELETYAPIIGIGALKYFDLSKNRSNNYVFDWDQMLSFEGNTAPYIQYAYTRIISIIEKSKLDNSNILGEIYLKKEIEKKLVIKLLEFEETIINVSKYGKPHVMCLYLYELSSIFSSFYETCTILFSKKRKIFISRIKISLLTAKVIKKGLNLLGIKTIKKM; encoded by the coding sequence ATGAGTCTGTATTTAAAAATTTCAAAAATAATAAAAAAAGCATTAATTGATTCTTCTGCCCCTTTAGATTGTAATCCTGGAATAAAAAAAAGTTCTTCACATCAAACTAGTGATTATCAAGTAAATGGAATAATTAGCATTGCAAAAAAAATGAACATAGATCCCCATATCTTTTCAAAAAAAGTAATTAAAAATATTAAAAAAAAAGATTTTTATGAAAAAATTAATATTATTGAATCAGGATTGATAACTATTAATTTAAATAAACATTGGCTGGAAAAAGAAATTGAAGTAATGTTTTCATGTTCTAGATTAAATATTTATAAAACTACAAAACCAAAAACTATAGTAATCGATTATTCCTCTCCAAATATAGCTAAAGAAATGCATGTAGGACATTTAAGATCAACTATTATTGGAGATGTATTAGCTAGAGTATTAGAATTTTTAGGACATAAAGTTATTCGAGCGAATCATATTGGAGATTGGGGGGTTCAATTCGGTTTACTTATTGCATATTTAATAGAAAAAAAAATTAATAATGAAAAAAAAATCAGCTTAAATATTTTAGATTTAATTTATCAAAAAGCTAAGAAAAAATATGAAGAAAACAAAAATTTTTCCAAAAAAGTAAAAAATTACACTTTTTTATTACAAAAAAAAGATTCTTTTTGTATGAAAATCTGGAAAAATATAGTAAATATTACAATAAAATATAATCAAAAAATATATAAAAAACTAAATGTTTCATTACATCAAAAAGATATTAAAGGGGAAAGTGAATACAGCGATATGTTAGATCCAATTGTTAAAGATCTAATACAAAAAAAAATAGCTATTAAAAATAATGGTTTATCTTTAATCTATTTAAAAGAATTTAAAAATAGAAATGGAGAAACTATGGGGGTTGTTATAAAGAAACAAGATGGATCTTTTTTATATTCTACCATTGATATTGCTTGTTTAAAATATAGATGTCAAGTTTTAAAAGCAGATAGAGTAGTTTATTACACTGATAGCAGACAAGAACAACATTTAAAACAAATTACTATTATTGCAAAAAAAGCTGGTTACATACCAAAAAACGTATTAGTAGAACATCATATATTTGGTATGGTATTATCTAAAAATAAACAACCTTTTAAAACAAGAACTGGAAATAATATTAAGTTATTAACTCTTTTAGATAAAGCTGTAAAAAAATCTATAAAAATAATAAAAGAAAAGAATTCAAATATGTCTCAAACTGAACTAGAAACTTACGCCCCTATAATTGGAATAGGTGCTCTTAAATATTTTGATTTATCAAAAAATAGAAGTAATAATTATGTATTTGATTGGGATCAAATGCTATCTTTTGAAGGAAATACAGCACCTTATATTCAATATGCTTATACCAGAATTATTTCTATAATAGAAAAATCTAAACTTGATAATTCAAATATTTTAGGAGAAATTTATTTAAAAAAAGAAATTGAAAAAAAACTAGTTATTAAACTACTTGAATTTGAAGAAACCATTATTAATGTTTCTAAATATGGAAAACCTCATGTTATGTGTTTGTATTTATATGAACTATCCTCTATTTTTTCTTCTTTTTATGAAACTTGTACTATTCTTTTTTCAAAGAAAAGAAAAATATTTATTAGTAGAATAAAAATATCTTTATTAACTGCCAAAGTAATAAAAAAAGGACTAAATTTATTAGGTATAAAAACTATTAAAAAAATGTAA